Within Aythya fuligula isolate bAytFul2 chromosome 34, bAytFul2.pri, whole genome shotgun sequence, the genomic segment GAATGGAATTGCAGCACAGATTCGCAGAAGGCTTCAGCATGGAAGGCTGCCAGATTCTACCTTTACTGTGCTTCCTTCTCATGCCTTCTGTCATTTTGTTTGGAGCTTTGTCCTAAATGTTGCAAAGCTTTGCAGGGACAAAAACAGAAGGGCCAAAGCCTAACTAGAGATCAGTCTGGCTGTTACCatcaaagacaataaaaatgttttaaggaaTACACAAGAAGGGGAGGATTAAGGAGAATCTTCATACTTTATTGGATGTGGAGGGAAACATTTTGACAATAGATGAGAAAAAGACTGAGgtatttaatgccttctttgcctcagtctttagcagcaagaccagttgttcccCTGGTACTCAGCCCCTGAGCTGGTAGATAGGAACAGGGAGCTGACAAAGGGGTGACACTTCTCTCAACTtcttcactctccctttctccttctcctcccctttctcttccAGGCTAGGTACAATAGCTCTTAAAGCTTTCAGTATCCTGGGGATGGTCAAACCAGCCTGTTCCTATTGTGATCTCCTGAATGTGCttcagcttttgtttaaagttaaaCAAGTATTTGAGAGTGCCATCCAGAAGTCTGCCCCAAGGCAGGAGATTTAGTAGAGGCTAGGAGTATGGGAGGATACTAGCAGGCACCTAGAGCAGTGAGCACATGCAGTGCTTTGGAACTTCACCTCTGAGCAAGTGcagaatcctaaaaaaaaatggtgaaatgcATGAAAAGGTGTTGTGAAAAGACATAAATTGCTGCAACATGCTGGGGCTTTTCCTATGTATAGAAGACACAGCCAATGCTACTCCAAGTCCAGTGACAGGCCCTCCCGCGACTCCACCCTGTGTGACGgtccctgcagccactccaatTCCTCCGAAaggccctgcagccacagcaacTCCTGCGATGGGCCCTGCAGACACTCCAACCCCTGTGACaggccctgcagccactccagccccTCTGATGGGCCCCATGGTTGGGCCAGAGAACCAACCCATGCCACTATTAGTTGCTCCTAtatgcaagagaaaacaatggatgtaaaaagtgtttattttctttttcttagaaaggaaagaaactccTGTGCAGGCAAGAACGCAGGAAGAAGACAAGGAATGCTTCAACAAAGTTGGGCCATCAAGGAAGAAGGAGGGCAAAGAGGAAGAGATCAGAGCATCATCAGTAACCACAAGACCCCTATTCCAGGGCGAGCTATGggatttgtgaaaaaaaatcagtcatcaTTTAGGTGAGCACACTGTCACttggctgctccagtgctgggagAACAGGGCCAATAGCCTGGAATTAGAGGGCagagaagccaagcagctgggatcccccTCTAGGGAAGGGGTGATTGACAAATCAATTGGCCCTACCATTTACCATGGACTGACCCAGACTGCCCTGCAatgggggaagctcctgaacacctgcaatACCTTGGTGACATCATCATGTGGGGcaacagagcagaagaaatatttgagaaagtgaaggaaataatccaaatccttctgaaagctggttttacCCTAAAACAAATGTCAAGGGACCACCACACTTGATTGCCATGCAGGCTGGCCAGGGTCAAGGGGACCACTGATCGAGGACAGTCTGGGCATCGGTCATTGGGTGGTGAACAATTGCATTGTGtatcacttgctttgtacacctaattattattgttgttattgttgttgttattattattattaatctctACCTTATCTGTCcttttaaactgtcttcatctcaacccatgagctttaCAGttgtggagctgcaggggcagtgagctaacagctgtgtggtgctgagttGCTGGCTGGGATAAACCACAACGTCATGTTTGACAACTGCACATCAATACCACAAATCACACTTCTAACATCAGTCTCTCCCATGTTCAGCGAGGAGCAGTTGCTGATGACTTCAGTCTGCTCCAAACACCACACCCCAGGAGAGACCCCGATGACTTCAGGAGCTGTCAGCCCTGAGGCCTTGGGGACACCTCGAGGGAGCCCAAAGGCACAGAGCAATCGATGTTATGgttgggtgctgtgctgctgagctgggccaggctcctgggcccaaggggagctcctggcaagtgggcagagctgcagagagacaggaccagctcctctgcacagcactgcactgTCTGCAGCTGGtgtggggagagaaggagacaggggctggaggcagtgaggaAGGCAACAACAGAGAGCAGCATGTGACAGGACAGATCTACAGAGTCTTGACACCGTGAgtctctggcagcagggcaaTGCAGATGGGGTTTCCAGACGGGTCTTCTACAGCTGACACATCTGATGGCTGATAGCTTCTCTCAGGATGgctctttctgtttctccagcACAGAGTAGATGTTTTAGAGAATGGCATTGATTTTTCAAGAGGAAGACCAAGGCAGGGTCTACCTGAAGGGTAAGAGTTTTTCTGCAGTCTGTGCTTGCAAATTCTTGCAgtggaaggcaggcaggcttcATGGTAATGGGTTGTTGGGATTGTACAGGAGACCGAGACTCCTAGAGCATTGCACTGAGAGATCAATGTGTCAATGATGAACTTCATAAAGTCCCTTTCCACACCTCAGCCCACAGACTGCACCAAcaccatctttgtggccctctcAGGTTTTATCCTAGCTGATCTTTAGGAGCTACAAACCCTCTGATGCCCAGTGCCCTGTCTTTGTATCTTCATGCCAGAACAGAACACACAGGATATGCAACAAGCATGAGCAGtctcctctgcaggcagagctgcagcagaggacaATCTGCTGAGTGTCCATCTGTCCCTCCCTGGCCttgcctcccctggcagcagcacagtgccaTTCCTTCTGGCTTCTCCAcctggccatgctgctgctgttctggtttccaggctggctggggatgggggtttCACATGCCCATGGAGTGAGCCCTCGTTGTGCTTGGGCGAAGGGAAGTACAAGGACAGGGTGAGGTGTCTGGAAATGTGCACTTTGAGCCTGGATtactctgctctcagcagtgtTCAGGTCCTTCTCAGGTGAAACTCTGATTGCAATTGTCCTGCAGCTCAAAGAGATgtcagcacagggcagctcaGACAGGCACTGATGGACAGACTGGCCATCCTCCCTGAAGGATACTCTGCACTAAAGGGACAGTCCCTTTGCCTCTGAGGATCTACAGGATTTCACTTGTAGTGCAGCAGAAATGCCCAAGATTACTGCCTTAGAAAAAGACCTTAAGTGCTGGGGGGGGAAttgagaacaaaaaataaaaaataaaaaataaattttaaaaaatccccGAAGATCTGCTCAGCAATTGGTTGAACTATGAGCAACAAAGGGGTAAGGTTCTTTGATATCATCACTACATTTTATCTGAGATATGTTCCTCTTTACCTCATACTATAGGGCAGGACTAATTCCTCTGTTGCCTACAGCAGAGTCCACTTCTCCCAGTGATACCATCAGGCAGCATGAATCAGAACTCCTGAAAGTGACCTGCCAAATGTCTGCCTGGAAGGGTACAAGTATATTAGGGGGTTTAAGCTGAGAAATAGAATGAGTTTTTCTCACTAACTCTGCAATAGCTTCTCAGATAAGTCTGCTGTAACTTGGCagtgctttctcttccttggGCAGGACCAAAAGACCCAAACCAGCAAATGGCCAACAGCAGCTCTATCACcgagttcctcctgctgccattCGCAGAtatgctggagctgcagctcctgcacttcgtGCTCTTCCTtggcatctacctggctgccctcctgggcaacggcctcatcctcacagccatagcctgcgaccaccgcctccacacccccatgtacttcttcctcctcaacctcgctctcctcgacctgggctgcatctccaccactgtccccaaagccatggccaattccctcTGGGACGACAGGGCCATCACTTATGACGGGTGTGTTGCACAGGTGTTTCTGTTTGTACTTTTTATGTCCGTGGAATATTCACTTCTCACCATCATGTCCTATGaccgctacattgccatctgcaagcccctgcactatgggagcctcctgggcagcagagcttgtgcccagatggcagcagctgcctgggccagtggctttctcaatgctgtcctgcacacggcCACTACATttttcctgcccctctgccaaggcaatgctgtggaccagttcttctgtgaaatctcccagatcctcaagctctcaTGTACAGACTCCTACCTCAGAGAAGTCAGAGCACTTGTGTTTAGCTTTTCTTTAGGCTttggttgctttgttttcattgtggtgTCATATGTGCAGATCTTCTTGGCTGTGTcgaggatgccctctgagcgtggccagcacaaagccttttccacatgcctccctcacctggttGTGGTCTCCCTGTTTGTCAGCACCATCAtatttgcctacctgaagcccctGTCtatctcttccccatccctggactATGTGttggcagttctgtactctgTGGTGCCTCCAGCATTGAACCCCTTCATCTATAGCATGAGGAATAAGGGACTGAAATATGCACTGTGGAATCTGATATCTTGATgtgttttagaagaaattatttttcaatcatCTTCTGGAAATGACTCATAATGTCACTTATTATAGGAAGAACTAATATTCTCTTCTATattctctttgttgttgttgttgttgtttcgtGTCTTTGAGTATGTATTGTTAGCATTagtattttttagttttaatttagCTGTTGCCcaataaaatatcattatttttcccatttccaattcagtatgtacatgtatttctgaagcagctgaCAGGTCATCCCTTGACTCCTGGCTGGGATCTATGCCTTTAGGCTCACATCTGCCAGTGTCTGTGATAGGCCAGCAGATGCACCTGCTTTGCACATAGTTTGTGAGATCCTCTCTTCCTAAGTGCCTGGAAGGCCCCATAGAGGAAGACGTCTTGGATAGCTGTTGTCATGTCAGATGTTTCAGCTTTGCCTAATTCATccttcagggctgctttcagttttctacaCAGAGGGGGCCACTGCCTCCCAGATGCCCGGGGGAACATAAAGCCTGCATGAGAGCCTGGAAGAAGTTACCCTGGGTCCATAGAAACCATTCTGTAACCGAAACTTGTAAGCAGGAAGTGCACTTTTGTGGTGTTGCACAGCTGCTGGGCACATTGTGCAGAGTGCTCCTACAGACCTTGGTGTCTTTCTCCATGCTGGCTTAGGAGCTGGTTCTTTCTCAGGCATGGAGTAGTCAGCAGAGGTGAGACAGATACTCTAAATTcatgaaagccatcagaaaaCTGCCCCTAAGAAGAAGGCTGATATGGGCAAGTCAGGAAAGCCTGACCAGGAGAGATGAGAGATTTGATGGAGGGAAGAGGAGCTTGGATAGCAGAAGATAATGATTTTGAAGAGGTAAGAATGTTCAGGTAATGTTGATCCCACCATAACACTGACTTAAAGCAGTCGTGTGAGGCCCTTAACCTATTTTAATCTGTAACATTAATCCCTAAACCAAAATGCTACTAAACTCCCTGAGAAGAATACACTACTCTAATGTTTGACCACAGTATCCCTTAAAGCCAAACTTAGTCCATAGCCACTTTCCATTATGCTTCCACTGAATCTTGCTCGCCCTGATCCCTGCCTTTAACACTAGCATTAAAATGCTCTACTTAACCCTAGTCTTCTTGCAGACCTAAACTATTGAAGAATGGCTCAAAGAGCAAGGGCACGGttctgttatatatggagtggtaattcgtgtcgagaaaatggttgatattaataaagaagggggagatttgggaatgtggccatgggggttggaaaacccTGTGATTGAGATAACAccagactcttaatgatgaggccaactggaatataaaagagtttagagggaacaaagaagggtgattcaggagactccatgcagtctccggtttcttgttctccagctggtttcttgttctccagccgttaagtcatggatgtttctgggtgtttgctgttgttgttacattcaaagttgtttgaccaatgaaaagttgttttgaaaagaactactgtggagagaagggtataagaggggagcctgccctcaagataaaaaaggcaacacgatgaagttacgtcatcaataaagaagcaggaaaaagaagtgaagaggaacaggctggcagaatggagaccaggacgggaacaggcactttgatcacctcatgaagataggttcagccagactcagcaaactgctcagagaagctcgtacagaaagtcgctggaaacgggcgcactggagctggagagaagcttgagctgagagaagcggacccgtgcacacaactgcctctcgctggtaagcagttgcgcattatggggaatcatacgtccttaggaacaaagactgtcctggtaaccttacagcgtattctccttcttaacaatcagacagtttatgagcctgaaatatggggCCAAACagaggtcaaggtgtgggagtctgcaactaaaaacgacaaggttgcagtgggattgctcggcacctggcgagaaatctctgaggccttaaagagccatgtggagccacaatcacaaacgtgtggcttgccagatagtgagggagctgcaggctcctttactgatccgactgctacgccatcggcccttctgctgctacagccatcgaaggcttttgctgttacgccccccaggtgacctgaacgtgccttttgacccaggcctattggccttgaaaagtagatggatatgctt encodes:
- the LOC116500330 gene encoding olfactory receptor 14C36-like → MANSLWDDRAITYDGCVAQVFLFVLFMSVEYSLLTIMSYDRYIAICKPLHYGSLLGSRACAQMAAAAWASGFLNAVLHTATTFFLPLCQGNAVDQFFCEISQILKLSCTDSYLREVRALVFSFSLGFGCFVFIVVSYVQIFLAVSRMPSERGQHKAFSTCLPHLVVVSLFVSTIIFAYLKPLSISSPSLDYVLAVLYSVVPPALNPFIYSMRNKGLKYALWNLIS